The following proteins are encoded in a genomic region of Streptomyces sp. NBC_01723:
- a CDS encoding 2-hydroxy-3-oxopropionate reductase, with amino-acid sequence MSTLPKVAWIGLGIMGSPMSENLIKAGYQVTGFTLEQEKLDRLSAAGGTVAGSIAEAVRDADVVVTMVPASPQVEAIAYGPDGILENAKSGALLVDMSSITPQTSVDLAKAAKDKGIRVLDAPVSGGEAGAIEAVLSIMVGGEQADFDEAKPLLEALGKTIVLCGPHGSGQTVKAANQLIVAVNIQACAEAVVFLEKSGVDLKAALDVLNGGLAGSTVLTRKKDNFLGRDFKPGFRIDLHHKDMGIVTDAARNVGAALPVGAVVAQLVASLRAQGDGGLDHSALLRAVERLSGAQV; translated from the coding sequence ATGAGCACTCTTCCCAAGGTCGCCTGGATCGGTCTCGGCATCATGGGCTCCCCCATGTCCGAGAACCTGATCAAGGCCGGTTACCAGGTCACCGGCTTCACCCTGGAGCAGGAGAAGCTGGACCGCCTGTCCGCCGCCGGCGGCACCGTGGCCGGCTCGATCGCCGAGGCCGTGCGCGACGCCGACGTCGTCGTGACGATGGTCCCCGCGTCGCCGCAGGTCGAGGCCATCGCCTACGGCCCCGACGGCATCCTGGAGAACGCGAAGTCCGGCGCGCTCCTTGTCGACATGTCCTCGATCACCCCGCAGACCTCCGTGGACCTCGCGAAGGCCGCCAAGGACAAGGGCATCCGCGTCCTGGACGCCCCCGTCTCCGGCGGCGAGGCCGGCGCCATCGAGGCCGTGCTGTCCATCATGGTCGGCGGTGAGCAGGCCGACTTCGACGAGGCCAAGCCGCTCCTGGAGGCGCTCGGCAAGACCATCGTGCTGTGCGGTCCGCACGGCTCGGGCCAGACCGTGAAGGCCGCCAACCAGCTCATCGTCGCCGTGAACATCCAGGCGTGCGCCGAGGCCGTGGTCTTCCTGGAGAAGTCGGGCGTGGACCTGAAGGCCGCCCTCGACGTCCTCAACGGCGGCCTGGCCGGCTCGACCGTGCTGACGCGGAAGAAGGACAACTTCCTGGGCCGCGACTTCAAGCCCGGCTTCCGCATCGACCTGCACCACAAGGACATGGGCATCGTCACCGACGCCGCCCGCAACGTCGGCGCCGCGCTGCCGGTCGGCGCCGTGGTGGCCCAGCTGGTCGCCTCGCTGCGCGCCCAGGGTGACGGCGGCCTGGACCACTCGGCCCTGCTGCGGGCCGTGGAGCGCCTGTCCGGCGCCCAGGTCTGA
- the gcl gene encoding glyoxylate carboligase — MARMTAARAAVEILKREGVTDAFGVPGAAINPFYAALKASGGVQHTLARHVEGASHMAEGYTRTHPGNIGVCIGTSGPAGTDMITGLYSAIGDSIPILCITGQAPTAVIHKEDFQAVDIASIAKPVTKMAVTVLEAAQVPGVFQQAFHLMRSGRPGPVLIDLPIDVQLTEIEFDPETYEPLPVYKPAATRAQVEKAIGMLNAAERPLIVAGGGVINADAADLLVEFAELTGTPVVPTLMGWGLLPDDHELNAGMVGLQTSHRYGNATFLESDFVLGVGNRWANRHTGKIDVYTKGRKFVHVDVEPTQIGKIFAPDYGIASDAKAALELFVEVAKELKAAGKLPDRAAWAASAQEKKATLQRRTHFDDIPIKPQRVYEEMNKAFGPETRYVSTIGLSQIAGAQMLHVYRPRHWINCGQAGPLGWTVPAALGVAKADPDAQVVALSGDYDFQFMIEELAVGAQHKIPYVHVLVNNSYLGLIRQAQRAFEIDFQVNLEFENINSPELGVYGVDHVKVAEGLGCKAIRVTDPNELGAALEQAKKLAAEHRVPVIVEAILERVTNISMSGTNDISNVVEFEEVATEPGHAPTAVRTLKV; from the coding sequence ATGGCTCGTATGACCGCTGCCCGAGCGGCAGTTGAGATTCTCAAGCGCGAGGGCGTCACCGACGCGTTCGGTGTGCCGGGCGCGGCGATCAACCCCTTCTACGCGGCGCTCAAGGCGTCCGGCGGCGTCCAGCACACCCTCGCCCGTCATGTCGAGGGCGCCTCGCACATGGCCGAGGGGTACACCCGTACCCACCCCGGCAACATCGGTGTCTGCATCGGCACCTCGGGGCCGGCCGGCACCGACATGATCACCGGCCTGTACTCGGCGATCGGCGACTCCATCCCGATCCTGTGCATCACCGGCCAGGCGCCGACCGCGGTGATCCACAAGGAGGACTTCCAGGCCGTCGACATCGCCTCCATCGCCAAGCCGGTGACCAAGATGGCCGTCACCGTCCTGGAGGCCGCCCAGGTCCCCGGCGTCTTCCAGCAGGCGTTCCACCTGATGCGCTCGGGACGCCCCGGTCCGGTCCTGATCGACCTGCCGATCGACGTCCAGCTGACCGAGATCGAGTTCGACCCGGAGACCTACGAGCCGCTCCCGGTCTACAAGCCGGCCGCGACCCGCGCCCAGGTCGAGAAGGCGATCGGCATGCTCAACGCCGCCGAGCGCCCGCTGATCGTGGCCGGCGGCGGTGTCATCAACGCCGACGCGGCCGACCTCCTGGTCGAGTTCGCCGAGCTGACCGGCACCCCGGTCGTGCCGACCCTGATGGGCTGGGGCCTGCTGCCCGACGACCACGAGCTGAACGCCGGCATGGTCGGCCTTCAGACCTCGCACCGCTACGGCAACGCGACCTTCCTGGAGTCCGACTTCGTCCTCGGCGTCGGCAACCGCTGGGCCAACCGCCACACCGGCAAGATCGACGTCTACACCAAGGGGCGGAAGTTCGTCCACGTCGACGTCGAGCCGACCCAGATCGGCAAGATCTTCGCCCCGGACTACGGCATCGCCTCCGACGCCAAGGCCGCGCTGGAGCTGTTCGTCGAGGTGGCCAAGGAGCTGAAGGCGGCCGGCAAGCTGCCCGACCGCGCCGCGTGGGCCGCGTCCGCGCAGGAGAAGAAGGCCACGCTCCAGCGCCGTACGCACTTCGACGACATCCCGATCAAGCCGCAGCGCGTCTACGAGGAGATGAACAAGGCCTTCGGCCCGGAGACCCGGTACGTCTCCACCATCGGCCTCTCGCAGATCGCCGGCGCCCAGATGCTGCACGTCTACCGTCCGCGGCACTGGATCAACTGCGGCCAGGCGGGCCCGCTCGGCTGGACCGTCCCGGCCGCGCTCGGCGTCGCCAAGGCCGACCCCGACGCCCAGGTCGTGGCGCTCTCCGGCGACTACGACTTCCAGTTCATGATCGAGGAACTGGCCGTCGGTGCGCAGCACAAGATCCCGTACGTGCACGTCCTGGTCAACAACTCCTACCTGGGCCTGATCCGCCAGGCGCAGCGGGCGTTCGAGATCGACTTCCAGGTCAACCTGGAGTTCGAGAACATCAACTCGCCCGAGCTGGGCGTCTACGGCGTCGACCACGTCAAGGTCGCCGAGGGCCTGGGCTGCAAGGCGATCCGGGTGACCGACCCGAACGAGCTGGGCGCGGCCCTCGAGCAGGCCAAGAAGCTCGCCGCCGAGCACCGGGTGCCGGTCATCGTCGAGGCGATCCTGGAGCGCGTCACCAACATCTCGATGTCGGGCACCAACGACATCTCGAACGTGGTGGAGTTCGAGGAGGTGGCCACGGAGCCGGGGCACGCCCCGACCGCGGTCAGGACGCTCAAGGTCTGA
- a CDS encoding TIGR04222 domain-containing membrane protein, which yields MDGGTGIGWEPYEIALLGGGPRAAVTVAVVDLHLRGALETGPRRTLCATGPEPEGLGPFAGTVLDCLREPRTARELVRHPDVRLAVALARIPLADEGLLRYPRLGPTRGARRRVEFWRARHPLPRVRHGMTDGDTLLAVALHGDAALRMLLPRFALRTGLTDPGAATEGVRFSLGRGRFLRWRDEYEDSVTGDWGSGHGDHGGCGSGGGGGGD from the coding sequence ATGGACGGCGGCACGGGGATCGGCTGGGAGCCGTACGAGATCGCACTGCTGGGCGGCGGGCCGCGGGCCGCGGTGACGGTGGCGGTGGTCGACCTGCACCTGCGGGGGGCGTTGGAGACCGGCCCCCGCAGGACGCTGTGCGCCACGGGGCCGGAGCCGGAGGGGCTGGGGCCGTTCGCGGGCACCGTCCTCGACTGCCTGCGCGAGCCCCGCACCGCCCGTGAGCTGGTCCGGCATCCGGACGTGCGCCTGGCAGTCGCGCTGGCGCGCATCCCGCTCGCGGACGAGGGGCTGCTGCGCTACCCCCGGCTGGGCCCCACCCGGGGCGCCCGCCGGCGCGTGGAGTTCTGGCGGGCACGGCACCCCCTGCCGAGGGTCCGGCACGGGATGACGGACGGGGACACGCTGCTCGCGGTGGCCCTGCACGGCGACGCCGCTCTGCGCATGCTCCTGCCGCGCTTCGCGCTGCGGACCGGCCTGACGGACCCGGGGGCCGCCACGGAGGGGGTGCGCTTCTCCCTGGGCCGGGGCAGGTTCCTCCGGTGGCGGGACGAGTACGAGGACTCGGTCACGGGCGACTGGGGCTCCGGCCACGGGGACCACGGCGGCTGCGGATCGGGGGGTGGGGGCGGAGGGGACTGA
- the pucL gene encoding factor-independent urate hydroxylase — MTRFVLGQNQYGKAENRVVKITRDGDTHHIKDLNVSVALSGDMEEVHRSGSNANVLPTDTTKNTVFAFAKEHGIESAEDLGVKLARHFVDNNEPIKRARIRIEEYGWERIETSKGGARFVGSEEIAHSFVRTGQETRVAEITYDGHGIQVLSGFKDLTVLNSTNSEFFGYLKDKYTTLKEDYDRILATTVSTWWRHNWDGVDSHAPDWDRSYHGVRKHALQAFAETYSYSLQQTLFEMGVRVLNSRDEVDEIRFSMPNKHHFRSDLSPFGIDNEAKDGAVYYAADRPYGLIEATILRDGAEQLIPVDMTNL, encoded by the coding sequence ATGACCCGTTTCGTCCTGGGACAGAACCAGTACGGCAAGGCTGAGAACCGCGTCGTCAAGATCACGCGTGACGGCGACACGCACCACATCAAGGACCTCAACGTCTCCGTCGCCCTGTCCGGCGACATGGAGGAGGTCCACCGCAGCGGTTCCAACGCGAACGTCCTGCCGACCGACACCACCAAGAACACGGTGTTCGCCTTCGCCAAGGAGCACGGGATCGAGAGCGCCGAGGACCTCGGTGTGAAGCTCGCCCGCCACTTCGTGGACAACAACGAGCCCATCAAGCGGGCCCGCATCCGCATCGAGGAGTACGGCTGGGAGCGGATCGAGACCTCGAAGGGCGGCGCCCGCTTCGTCGGCTCCGAGGAGATCGCCCACTCCTTCGTCCGCACGGGCCAGGAGACCCGGGTCGCGGAGATCACGTACGACGGCCACGGCATCCAGGTGCTCTCCGGGTTCAAGGACCTGACCGTTCTGAACTCGACCAACTCCGAGTTCTTCGGCTACCTGAAGGACAAGTACACGACCCTCAAGGAGGACTACGACCGGATCCTCGCCACCACCGTCTCCACCTGGTGGCGGCACAACTGGGACGGCGTCGACTCGCACGCCCCGGACTGGGACCGCTCGTACCACGGGGTGCGCAAGCACGCGCTCCAGGCGTTCGCCGAGACCTACTCGTACTCGCTCCAGCAGACTCTCTTCGAGATGGGCGTGCGGGTGCTGAACTCCCGCGACGAGGTCGACGAGATCCGCTTCTCCATGCCCAACAAGCACCACTTCCGCTCCGACCTGTCGCCCTTCGGGATCGACAACGAGGCCAAGGACGGCGCCGTCTACTACGCCGCCGACCGCCCCTACGGCCTGATCGAGGCCACCATCCTGCGCGACGGCGCCGAGCAACTCATCCCGGTCGACATGACCAACCTCTGA
- a CDS encoding helix-turn-helix domain-containing protein, translated as MTGQGEEPFIAAVKPLVDAIGGEMVPPDEAGQDDVVLSWEGADVVAVRLPQLADSLDHILAALERRRGMPLADLDRRAKQEVVRMLEARGAFSVRHGVETVAGALGVSRFTVYNYLNREKGA; from the coding sequence GTGACGGGCCAGGGGGAGGAGCCCTTCATCGCGGCCGTGAAGCCCCTGGTCGACGCCATCGGCGGCGAGATGGTCCCGCCGGACGAGGCCGGCCAGGACGATGTGGTGCTCTCCTGGGAGGGTGCCGACGTCGTCGCCGTGCGTCTGCCGCAGCTCGCCGACTCCCTGGACCACATCCTGGCCGCCCTGGAGCGCCGGCGGGGCATGCCGCTGGCCGATCTGGACCGCAGGGCCAAGCAGGAGGTGGTGCGGATGCTGGAGGCGCGGGGCGCCTTCTCGGTGCGTCACGGCGTCGAGACCGTCGCGGGTGCCCTCGGCGTCAGCCGCTTCACCGTCTACAACTACCTCAACCGCGAGAAGGGCGCCTGA
- the uraH gene encoding hydroxyisourate hydrolase, translated as MSTSTTASVSTHILDTSVGRPAEGVAVHLAARAGGSAHHGQRGDWQALGGSATDADGRCKDLPALPEGTTHVRLGFDTETYFAKKQAAAQQDAPALRDSENGRPVFFPEVTITFAVVPGEHYHVPLLLNPFGYSVYRGS; from the coding sequence ATGAGCACCAGCACCACCGCCTCCGTGTCCACGCACATCCTGGACACCAGCGTCGGCCGCCCCGCCGAGGGAGTCGCCGTCCACCTCGCCGCCCGCGCGGGCGGCTCGGCCCATCACGGGCAAAGAGGGGACTGGCAGGCGCTCGGCGGCTCCGCGACCGACGCCGACGGCCGGTGCAAGGACCTCCCGGCCCTGCCGGAGGGCACCACCCACGTACGCCTCGGCTTCGACACCGAGACGTACTTCGCCAAGAAACAAGCCGCGGCCCAGCAGGACGCCCCCGCGCTCCGGGACAGCGAGAACGGCCGGCCCGTGTTCTTCCCCGAGGTCACCATCACCTTCGCGGTGGTGCCCGGCGAGCACTACCACGTTCCGCTGCTGCTCAACCCGTTCGGCTACTCCGTTTACCGAGGGAGCTGA
- a CDS encoding thiamine-binding protein, with protein sequence MRLRVEFTTEPFDLDEAPAHAVVAREVVEAAQLDAVDVGPFGNTAEGGADQVLGAVDALLRRTLEAGATRISLQVNVVDAVDGGRDGEGER encoded by the coding sequence GTGCGATTGAGAGTGGAGTTCACGACCGAACCCTTCGACCTGGACGAGGCGCCCGCCCACGCGGTGGTGGCCCGCGAGGTCGTCGAGGCCGCCCAGCTGGACGCGGTCGACGTCGGCCCGTTCGGCAACACCGCCGAGGGCGGCGCCGACCAGGTGCTCGGCGCCGTGGACGCGCTGCTGCGCCGGACCCTGGAGGCCGGTGCCACCAGGATCTCGCTCCAGGTCAACGTGGTCGACGCGGTCGACGGGGGCCGGGACGGGGAGGGCGAGCGGTGA
- the uraD gene encoding 2-oxo-4-hydroxy-4-carboxy-5-ureidoimidazoline decarboxylase produces the protein MTSTSASGLARFNTLEESAARAELHEACASTAWARHLLAARPFATPEDLYAASDAAMASLTAEDLAEAMAGHPPIGRPKPGDPTSSREQAGMAGAAEELKAEMLELNLAYQDRFGHVFLICATGRTGEQMRDAVKERIGNSPEQEREIVRTELGKINRIRLTRLVEQDA, from the coding sequence GTGACGTCCACATCCGCGTCGGGCCTGGCCCGATTCAACACCCTCGAGGAGTCCGCGGCACGCGCCGAACTCCACGAGGCGTGCGCCTCCACGGCTTGGGCCCGGCACCTGCTCGCCGCCCGCCCCTTCGCCACCCCCGAGGACCTGTACGCCGCCAGTGACGCCGCCATGGCCTCACTGACGGCGGAGGACCTCGCGGAGGCGATGGCCGGACACCCGCCGATCGGCCGCCCCAAGCCCGGCGACCCGACCTCGTCCCGCGAGCAGGCGGGTATGGCCGGTGCCGCCGAGGAACTCAAGGCGGAGATGCTCGAACTCAACCTGGCCTACCAGGACAGGTTCGGCCACGTCTTCCTCATCTGCGCCACCGGCCGGACCGGCGAGCAGATGCGGGACGCGGTCAAGGAGCGGATCGGCAACTCGCCCGAGCAGGAGAGGGAGATCGTCCGCACCGAGCTGGGGAAGATCAACCGCATCCGCCTGACCCGACTCGTCGAACAGGACGCCTGA
- a CDS encoding catalase, with translation MSQRVLTTESGAPVADNQNSASAGIGGPLLIQDQHLIEKLARFNRERIPERVVHARGSGAYGHFEVTDDVTGFTHADFLSTVGKRTEVFLRFSTVADSLGGADAVRDPRGFAVKFYTEEGNYDLVGNNTPVFFIKDPIKFPDFIHSQKRDPFTGRQEPDNVFDFWAHSPEATHQVTWLMGDRGIPASYRHMDGFGSHTYQWTNAKGESFFVKYHFKTDQGIRCLTAEQAAEIAGHDPTSHQTDLVQAIERGVYPSWTLHVQLMPVAEAANYRFNPFDVTKVWPHSDYPLKRVGRLVLDRNPDNVFAEVEQAAFSPNNFVPGIGPSPDKMLQGRLFAYADAHRYRLGVNHTQLAVNAPKAVPGGAANYGRDGLMASNPQGRDARNYEPNSYDGPVETGRPLAAPLAVSGHTGTHEAPQHTKDDPFFQAGELYRLMSEDEKKRLIATIAGGLSQVSRNDVVEKNLAHFHAADTEYGKRVEEAVRALRED, from the coding sequence ATGTCGCAGCGCGTGCTCACCACCGAGTCCGGCGCCCCGGTCGCCGACAACCAGAACTCCGCTTCCGCCGGCATCGGCGGCCCGCTCCTGATCCAGGACCAGCACCTCATCGAGAAGCTCGCGCGCTTCAACCGGGAGCGCATCCCGGAGCGCGTGGTGCACGCCCGCGGCTCCGGCGCCTACGGCCACTTCGAGGTGACCGACGACGTCACCGGCTTCACGCACGCCGACTTCCTGAGCACCGTCGGCAAGCGCACCGAGGTCTTCCTGCGCTTCTCCACCGTGGCCGACTCGCTCGGCGGCGCGGACGCGGTCCGCGACCCGCGCGGCTTCGCGGTGAAGTTCTACACCGAGGAGGGCAACTACGACCTCGTCGGCAACAACACCCCGGTGTTCTTCATCAAGGACCCGATCAAGTTCCCCGACTTCATCCACTCGCAGAAGCGCGACCCGTTCACGGGGCGTCAGGAGCCGGACAACGTCTTCGACTTCTGGGCGCACTCCCCCGAGGCCACGCACCAGGTGACCTGGCTGATGGGCGACCGCGGCATCCCGGCGTCGTACCGCCACATGGACGGCTTCGGCTCGCACACCTACCAGTGGACGAACGCCAAGGGCGAGTCCTTCTTCGTCAAGTACCACTTCAAGACCGACCAGGGCATCCGCTGCCTGACCGCCGAGCAGGCGGCCGAGATCGCGGGCCACGATCCGACCTCGCACCAGACCGACCTGGTGCAGGCGATCGAGCGGGGCGTGTACCCGTCCTGGACGCTGCACGTGCAGCTGATGCCGGTGGCCGAGGCGGCGAACTACCGCTTCAACCCGTTCGACGTGACCAAGGTGTGGCCGCACTCCGACTACCCGCTCAAGCGGGTGGGCCGCCTGGTGCTCGACCGCAACCCGGACAACGTCTTCGCGGAGGTCGAGCAGGCCGCGTTCTCCCCGAACAACTTCGTTCCGGGCATCGGTCCCTCCCCCGACAAGATGCTCCAGGGCCGTCTGTTCGCCTACGCGGACGCGCACCGCTACCGCCTGGGCGTCAACCACACCCAGCTCGCGGTGAACGCCCCGAAGGCGGTGCCGGGCGGCGCCGCCAACTACGGCCGGGACGGTCTCATGGCGTCCAACCCGCAGGGCCGTGACGCCAGGAACTACGAGCCGAACTCCTACGACGGCCCGGTGGAGACCGGCCGCCCGCTGGCCGCGCCGCTCGCCGTCTCCGGTCACACCGGCACTCACGAGGCGCCGCAGCACACCAAGGACGACCCCTTCTTCCAGGCCGGTGAGCTGTACCGGCTGATGTCCGAGGACGAGAAGAAGCGGCTGATCGCGACCATCGCCGGCGGCCTGTCCCAGGTCTCCCGCAACGACGTGGTCGAGAAGAACCTCGCGCACTTCCACGCGGCCGACACCGAGTACGGCAAGCGCGTCGAGGAGGCGGTCCGCGCCCTGCGCGAGGACTGA
- a CDS encoding TIM barrel protein: MGFADQRFNVNLSILFTELPLLERPAAAAAAGFTAVELWWPWIDSPTPGQSELDALKSAIEDAGVQLTGLNFYAGQLPGPDRGALSVPGEESDRFRANIDVAADFAQSLGCTALNALYGNRVEGVDPAEQDRLALENLVLAARAADRIGAILLVEALNKPESPLYPLVSAPAAIAVVDQVNEATGLGNAKFLMDLYHLSMNGEDLPQVIDAYAAKTGHVQIADNPGRGAPGTGSLPLEELLDQVRKAGYDGWVGLEYKPGDNPSAQSFSWLPAEARAAR; encoded by the coding sequence ATGGGCTTCGCAGATCAGCGCTTCAACGTCAACCTGTCGATCCTCTTCACGGAACTCCCGCTCCTGGAGCGCCCCGCGGCCGCCGCCGCGGCCGGCTTCACCGCGGTCGAGCTGTGGTGGCCCTGGATCGACTCGCCCACCCCCGGGCAGTCCGAGCTCGACGCCCTGAAGTCGGCGATCGAGGACGCGGGCGTCCAGCTCACCGGGCTGAACTTCTACGCCGGGCAGCTGCCGGGCCCCGACCGCGGCGCCCTGTCGGTGCCGGGCGAGGAGTCGGACCGGTTCCGCGCCAACATCGACGTGGCCGCCGACTTCGCGCAGTCGCTGGGCTGCACGGCGCTCAACGCGCTGTACGGCAACCGCGTCGAGGGCGTGGACCCGGCCGAGCAGGACCGCCTCGCGCTGGAGAACCTGGTCCTGGCCGCCCGCGCGGCCGACCGGATCGGCGCGATCCTGCTGGTCGAGGCGCTGAACAAGCCCGAGTCGCCGCTGTACCCGCTGGTGTCGGCACCGGCCGCGATCGCGGTCGTGGACCAGGTCAACGAGGCCACCGGACTGGGCAACGCCAAGTTCCTCATGGACCTCTACCACCTGTCCATGAACGGCGAGGACCTGCCGCAGGTGATCGACGCGTACGCCGCGAAGACCGGCCACGTGCAGATCGCCGACAACCCGGGCCGCGGCGCTCCCGGCACCGGCTCGCTCCCGCTGGAGGAGCTGCTCGACCAGGTGCGCAAGGCCGGTTACGACGGCTGGGTGGGCCTGGAGTACAAGCCGGGCGACAACCCCAGCGCCCAGTCCTTCTCCTGGCTGCCGGCCGAGGCCCGCGCGGCCCGCTGA
- a CDS encoding trypsin-like serine protease, whose amino-acid sequence MRHTRPVRLAALAAALTAGPLVLTAVPAAAVTGPAAPASDTTHSYTAQIVVGDHDRGCSGVLVDTEWLLTAASCFADKPAESLAVPAGKPAKTTTATIGRAELTGTGGAVRQVVELVPRTDRDVVLARLNRPVTNVTPLALATSAPTAGEELTLAGYGRSKTEWAPLNLHTGVFSVDAAAATTATVTGKDGVAACMGDTGGPLVRTVNGTKQLAALGSRSYQGGCFGIDAAETRTGGVVTRVDDLGSWVASKAGANRITDFNCDGVADIAVADPEATVGGSAKAGLVRVVYGGGKGTAEINQDLDWVPGGAEGNDLFGQAIDTVDYNEDGCTDLAVGTPGENLGDATDAGMADLLYGAPGGLGTGATKNTHFQQAEGNGSISASTPEDGDLMGQAMVAGTTAAGEPFVVIGTPGEGLGDAAKAGEAFYVRGGTNVSVHQDKLDVPGAVEAGDGFGAVLAADANHLAIGAPNENIGGDDAAGNLAVFTHTLNSEKRPTPIFGLDQDLDTVSGGAEAGDRFGAALALAPYRPSGAATANESILAVGAPGEALNVDGVSKAQTGGVTTFRVTAAGTYTQLDGYSSGTADDDVSGTSEAGDHFGATITATNTAPRAVSTAATMRMAIGVPDEAIGSATSSGAVHVFSMLGAPGANDKWIESGDGDGIPGAPGANQRLGSSIHFTGTHLYVGMPYGPGARGALYALPMSNVTLGQPTAAVTAYQPGQGGLPAVGTAFGYAAR is encoded by the coding sequence ATGCGACACACCAGACCCGTGCGCCTCGCCGCACTGGCCGCGGCCCTGACCGCGGGACCCCTCGTCCTGACCGCCGTGCCCGCGGCCGCCGTGACGGGGCCCGCCGCCCCCGCCTCCGACACCACGCACTCCTACACCGCGCAGATCGTGGTCGGCGACCACGACCGCGGCTGCTCCGGCGTCCTGGTCGACACCGAGTGGCTGCTCACCGCGGCCAGTTGCTTCGCCGACAAGCCCGCCGAGAGCCTCGCCGTGCCCGCGGGCAAGCCGGCCAAGACCACCACCGCGACCATCGGCCGCGCCGAGCTCACCGGCACCGGGGGCGCGGTCCGCCAGGTCGTGGAGCTGGTCCCGCGCACCGACCGCGACGTGGTCCTGGCCCGGCTCAACCGCCCGGTCACCAACGTCACCCCCCTCGCACTGGCCACCTCCGCCCCCACCGCGGGCGAGGAGCTGACGCTCGCCGGCTACGGCCGCTCCAAGACCGAGTGGGCGCCGCTGAACCTGCACACCGGGGTCTTCTCGGTGGACGCGGCCGCCGCCACCACCGCCACCGTGACCGGCAAGGACGGTGTCGCCGCGTGCATGGGCGACACCGGCGGCCCGCTGGTCCGCACGGTGAACGGCACCAAGCAGCTGGCCGCCCTCGGCAGCCGCTCCTACCAGGGCGGATGCTTCGGCATCGACGCCGCGGAGACCCGCACCGGCGGCGTCGTCACCCGCGTCGACGACCTCGGCTCCTGGGTGGCGTCCAAGGCCGGCGCCAACCGGATCACCGACTTCAACTGCGACGGCGTGGCGGACATCGCCGTCGCCGACCCCGAGGCGACCGTCGGCGGCAGCGCCAAGGCGGGCCTGGTCCGCGTCGTGTACGGCGGCGGCAAGGGCACCGCCGAGATCAACCAGGACCTCGACTGGGTGCCGGGCGGCGCCGAGGGCAACGACCTCTTCGGCCAGGCCATCGACACCGTCGACTACAACGAGGACGGCTGCACCGACCTCGCCGTCGGCACCCCGGGTGAGAACCTGGGCGACGCCACGGACGCCGGCATGGCCGACCTCCTGTACGGCGCCCCGGGCGGCCTCGGCACCGGCGCCACCAAGAACACGCACTTCCAGCAGGCCGAGGGCAACGGCTCGATCAGCGCCTCCACCCCGGAGGACGGTGACCTGATGGGGCAGGCCATGGTGGCCGGCACCACCGCCGCCGGTGAGCCCTTCGTCGTCATCGGCACGCCCGGCGAGGGCCTCGGCGACGCCGCCAAGGCGGGCGAGGCGTTCTACGTGCGCGGCGGCACCAACGTCTCCGTCCACCAGGACAAGCTGGACGTCCCGGGTGCCGTGGAGGCGGGTGACGGCTTCGGCGCCGTCCTGGCCGCCGACGCCAACCACCTGGCCATCGGCGCGCCCAACGAGAACATCGGCGGCGACGACGCGGCGGGCAACCTCGCGGTCTTCACGCACACGCTGAACAGCGAGAAGCGGCCCACCCCGATCTTCGGCCTCGACCAGGACCTGGACACCGTCTCCGGCGGTGCCGAGGCCGGTGACCGCTTCGGCGCGGCCCTGGCACTGGCCCCGTACCGTCCGTCGGGCGCGGCCACGGCCAACGAGTCGATCCTCGCGGTCGGTGCGCCGGGCGAGGCCCTGAACGTGGACGGCGTCAGCAAGGCACAGACCGGCGGTGTCACCACCTTCCGGGTCACCGCCGCGGGCACCTACACCCAGCTCGACGGGTACTCCTCCGGTACGGCCGACGACGACGTCTCCGGCACCTCCGAGGCCGGTGACCACTTCGGTGCCACCATCACCGCGACCAATACGGCGCCGCGCGCCGTGAGCACCGCGGCGACGATGAGGATGGCCATCGGCGTCCCGGACGAGGCGATCGGCTCGGCGACGTCCTCCGGCGCGGTCCACGTCTTCTCGATGCTGGGCGCGCCCGGCGCCAACGACAAGTGGATCGAGTCCGGCGACGGCGACGGCATCCCCGGTGCCCCGGGAGCCAACCAGCGTCTGGGTTCGAGCATCCACTTCACCGGCACGCACCTGTACGTCGGCATGCCCTACGGCCCGGGCGCCCGCGGCGCGCTCTACGCCCTGCCGATGTCCAACGTGACCCTCGGCCAGCCCACCGCCGCCGTCACGGCCTACCAGCCGGGACAGGGCGGGCTCCCCGCCGTCGGCACCGCCTTCGGGTACGCGGCGAGGTAG